GATAAAGCACAAACTGTACCTAGTTTCAAAGGCGTTGTGACTGTTAACGATGCAACTGCTCCAACTGTAGCTAAAGTAGAATATACTTCTGCAGGTAAAGTAGTAGTTACTTTCTCAGAACCAATGAATACTGGTGTAACTCCAATTGTACGTGTAAATGGCACTCCAGTTGCTGCTAACTTTGTCGCTGGTTCACAAACACAAGTTGAAGCAACAGTTACAGTTGCTAAAGGTGCAACTGCTACAATTTATGTTGCAGGCGCTAAAGACTCTGTAAACAATGAAATGGCTATTTACAACGGATCATTTGTAGCTCCTAACGATTCAGAAGGTCCTGCAATTGCATCTGTTACTCAACTTGGTCATAACAAATTAAAAGTTGTTTTAACAGAAGCTCTTGGAACTACTGCTGGATACGAATTAGCAAACAATGAATTCAAGTTCTTACTTGGTTCTACTGTTTACAGTAGCACAGCAGCAGTAAAAGACACTAATGATACTTCAGGTAAAACATATGAAGTAACATTTACAGAAGCAGATATTTATGGAGCAACAAATCCAGTAAATTCTCAAACTGTAACATTGATTTTAGATAAAGATGCCATTAAAGATGTTTACGGAAATGGAAATGCAGCATTTAATCAATCATTCACTTTCAATGCTGATAAAACTGGTCCATCTCTAGTGTCTGGCAAACTATCTGACGATAAACAAACATTTGAATTAACATTTAACGAAGAATTCCTTGGAACTGATCCAGATGTAGATGAATCAAAAATCATCATTACTGATGCTAATGGTGTGAGATTTGGTGCACTTGCTGCAACAACTGTTGTAAAAGCTGGATTAGGAAATGAAAAAGTTCTTGTTGTTGACTTCGTTTCTGGTACAGGTACAATTCCTAACGGAACTTATACAGTTCAATTACAAGCTGGAGCAGTAAAAGATGCTAAAGCTAACCTTTCTTCTGCTGGTTCTGTAACAATTGTTGTTGGAAGTGGTAATGACTCATCTAAACCAACTGCTACATTAGACATTGAAAATGTTACAGATGCTCCGCAAAGTGGAGTTAATAAATTTGTAATTGACTTCTCTGAAGAAGTAACAGCTAGTGCATTAAACCTTGGAAACTATCTATTAGATGGTAGAGCTCTTCCAAGTGGTACAGTTGCATACTTCAATACTACAGATAAAAACAGTGTAACAATTGAGTTACCAGCTAATTCTGTAAACATTGGAAGCACTGCTACTGGAACTGATGCTTTATTATCAGTAAGCAACGTAGCTGATAAAGCAGGCAATGTATTAAATCCAACTAACTTAACAGTTAAAATTGGGGATAATACTCCGGCTAATCTAGTATCTGCACAAAAACTAGGAAACACATTAGTGTTAACATTTGACGAAGCATTACATGCTGATGCA
This genomic stretch from Bacillus oleivorans harbors:
- a CDS encoding S-layer homology domain-containing protein codes for the protein MAYQPKSYRKFIATAATATLVASAVAPAAAATQFTDVSEKYAEAVQYLVDNKITVGMSPTKFGVAENIIRADAAVWLAAALGLDTTNAPDAGFTDVPARAEGAANALKAAGITSGKTATTFGANDTLTRGEMAIWLQKAYDLTGEAELKFTDVASQYQSAVKALVANEITSGKTPTSFGTDQEITRGDLAIFLYKVELLTADPKVVSVSAINAKQVEVKFNKTVDKATAEDEANYKVNDTVLSTFDAGATAALQSDKKSVVITFTNSQNKTSFDLTVSNVKTEDKAQTVPSFKGVVTVNDATAPTVAKVEYTSAGKVVVTFSEPMNTGVTPIVRVNGTPVAANFVAGSQTQVEATVTVAKGATATIYVAGAKDSVNNEMAIYNGSFVAPNDSEGPAIASVTQLGHNKLKVVLTEALGTTAGYELANNEFKFLLGSTVYSSTAAVKDTNDTSGKTYEVTFTEADIYGATNPVNSQTVTLILDKDAIKDVYGNGNAAFNQSFTFNADKTGPSLVSGKLSDDKQTFELTFNEEFLGTDPDVDESKIIITDANGVRFGALAATTVVKAGLGNEKVLVVDFVSGTGTIPNGTYTVQLQAGAVKDAKANLSSAGSVTIVVGSGNDSSKPTATLDIENVTDAPQSGVNKFVIDFSEEVTASALNLGNYLLDGRALPSGTVAYFNTTDKNSVTIELPANSVNIGSTATGTDALLSVSNVADKAGNVLNPTNLTVKIGDNTPANLVSAQKLGNTLVLTFDEALHADAADAAIAEVLANYTIKSGSSTVVAGTGAATAALVAGDSKKVQITFSNTTGTNYDPAQTITVTTKSGGDLKDSNGLAVKADVTVTAN